In one window of Rhodoglobus vestalii DNA:
- a CDS encoding PrsW family intramembrane metalloprotease — translation MTASDSSPATPDFTASAGVAAEHPAAAPADVALEAQQDSVHVRAPNSRGPGLLVLGIVGVVALSLVMLFVVVYLISGLGTDAFALGGVLALAPLAVVFFAVRWIDRWEPEPRLAVVFAFLWGAGVAVLIALIVGAEIENVVAAIGGPGPGYEFFSAAVQAPVVEEMGKALGILVIFWVARRHFDGPIDGLVYAAWVAGGFAFTENILYFGSELVSLDGGGVGLFQMFLVRGLMSPFAHVMFTVCVGIALGFAARSSRRRVAVVMFVVGLGLAIALHALWNGALFFVNDFFGYYAIVQFPLFMIAIVIVIYLRKQEEKLTFDRLAEYATVGWFNHEEVAVLATRRGRRQALVWAARHNKHPAMKTYIHDATRLAFARQRIITGRDRIGATADEALLLGAVVEARHVLLGRQP, via the coding sequence ATGACTGCGAGCGATTCATCTCCTGCGACTCCAGATTTCACGGCTTCCGCGGGTGTTGCTGCCGAGCATCCCGCGGCTGCACCCGCTGATGTTGCCCTCGAAGCCCAGCAAGATTCTGTCCATGTTCGCGCACCCAATTCCCGTGGCCCGGGCCTGCTTGTCCTCGGAATTGTGGGAGTTGTCGCGCTCTCACTAGTGATGCTCTTTGTCGTGGTGTACCTAATTTCAGGTCTCGGCACCGATGCCTTTGCGCTCGGTGGAGTTCTCGCGCTAGCACCTCTGGCTGTGGTGTTTTTTGCCGTCCGGTGGATTGATCGGTGGGAGCCAGAGCCACGATTGGCTGTTGTCTTCGCTTTCCTTTGGGGTGCAGGTGTTGCCGTTCTTATTGCTCTAATCGTTGGCGCAGAAATTGAGAACGTTGTTGCTGCAATCGGCGGGCCGGGGCCTGGCTATGAATTCTTCTCCGCTGCGGTCCAAGCGCCAGTGGTTGAAGAAATGGGTAAAGCCCTCGGCATTCTGGTCATTTTTTGGGTTGCTCGACGGCATTTCGACGGACCAATCGATGGGTTGGTTTACGCCGCCTGGGTGGCCGGTGGCTTTGCGTTCACAGAGAATATTCTCTATTTCGGTTCCGAGTTGGTCAGCCTCGATGGCGGCGGCGTTGGTCTCTTCCAAATGTTTTTGGTGCGCGGCCTCATGTCGCCGTTTGCCCACGTGATGTTCACTGTCTGTGTCGGCATCGCTCTGGGGTTTGCGGCACGCTCGAGCCGAAGGCGCGTGGCAGTGGTGATGTTCGTCGTGGGGTTGGGGCTTGCGATCGCTTTGCATGCCCTGTGGAACGGAGCGCTATTCTTCGTCAATGATTTCTTCGGTTACTACGCGATCGTGCAATTTCCTCTCTTCATGATCGCCATCGTGATCGTCATTTATTTGCGCAAGCAGGAGGAGAAACTGACCTTCGACCGGTTAGCCGAATACGCGACTGTTGGTTGGTTCAATCACGAAGAAGTGGCGGTGCTTGCCACCCGCCGTGGCCGTCGGCAAGCTTTAGTCTGGGCTGCTCGGCACAACAAGCACCCGGCCATGAAAACCTACATCCACGATGCGACGCGCCTCGCGTTCGCCCGTCAGCGCATCATTACCGGTCGTGATCGCATCGGTGCCACAGCTGATGAGGCTCTCTTGCTTGGTGCAGTGGTCGAAGCGCGGCATGTGCTTCTCGGTCGTCAGCCCTAG
- a CDS encoding AlkA N-terminal domain-containing protein, which translates to MPAGTLSFDEQYRALCSRDSRFDGQFIAGVHSTGIYCRPSCPAVTPKPRNVRFYRTAAAAHEAGLRACKRCQPDATPGSPDWNLNDDLASRAMRLIADGVVEREGVAGLSSRLGYTSRHLTRVLSAELGAGPLALARAHRAQAARTLLSATGLSISDVAFAAGFSSIRQFNDTIQAVYETTPTQLRILARRGPSADGNHSLELPSNLTLRLPTRAPFDGAGLMTFFANHAIDGIETATATSFERALRLPGGIATVRLQLIEQGVVCTAQLAKVSDVSPLVARVRRLFDLDADSLAIDRALSWDPVLAASVARVPGIRLPGSVNAEETLFRTLTGQQISVAAARTVHARLAREIGTEGLFPTAAQLAEAGAEVLPGPRTRVAAILSIAEVLASGKLILDVSTPLDEFTARLTAMPGIGPWTAGYMAMRVLGNPDIMLHRDRVIRQGADELGLPAAATALTRYATQWAPWRSYASMHLWRSRPSPVEPTPNSP; encoded by the coding sequence ATGCCCGCCGGAACCCTGAGCTTCGATGAACAATACCGAGCACTCTGCTCGCGAGATTCCCGCTTCGATGGACAGTTTATTGCCGGTGTTCACTCGACCGGAATATATTGCCGACCAAGCTGCCCCGCCGTCACCCCCAAGCCCAGAAACGTGCGGTTCTACCGCACGGCCGCCGCCGCCCATGAAGCGGGCCTCCGCGCCTGCAAACGGTGTCAGCCAGATGCCACGCCTGGATCCCCCGACTGGAACCTGAATGACGACCTCGCTTCCCGGGCAATGCGTCTCATCGCCGACGGTGTTGTGGAACGTGAAGGAGTAGCAGGGCTCTCATCGCGCTTGGGATACACAAGCCGCCACCTCACCCGCGTACTCTCGGCGGAACTCGGCGCCGGCCCGCTCGCCCTTGCTCGAGCCCACCGAGCGCAGGCGGCGCGAACACTACTGAGCGCGACCGGTCTCAGCATCTCGGATGTCGCATTCGCGGCCGGCTTCTCCAGCATCCGACAGTTCAACGACACCATTCAGGCGGTGTACGAAACAACACCAACGCAACTCCGCATCCTCGCACGCCGCGGACCATCTGCAGACGGGAATCACTCTCTTGAGCTTCCATCAAACCTCACCCTGCGGCTTCCCACCCGGGCACCCTTTGACGGCGCGGGGCTCATGACTTTCTTTGCAAACCACGCTATTGACGGAATCGAGACCGCGACCGCCACCAGTTTCGAGCGGGCACTACGTCTGCCAGGCGGCATAGCGACAGTGCGCCTGCAACTGATCGAACAGGGCGTTGTCTGCACAGCCCAACTAGCCAAAGTTTCGGATGTCTCACCCCTCGTTGCGCGCGTCCGCCGCCTGTTCGACCTCGATGCAGATTCGCTGGCCATCGACCGAGCTCTGTCGTGGGATCCAGTGCTAGCCGCATCAGTGGCCCGGGTGCCAGGAATTCGGCTGCCCGGAAGCGTCAACGCCGAAGAGACTCTGTTTCGAACACTCACAGGTCAACAAATTTCGGTGGCGGCGGCGCGCACCGTACACGCCCGCTTAGCACGGGAAATCGGCACCGAAGGACTATTCCCGACCGCAGCCCAACTGGCTGAGGCGGGTGCCGAAGTTCTTCCTGGACCTCGTACCCGAGTCGCCGCTATCCTCTCAATTGCCGAGGTTCTCGCATCCGGAAAACTCATACTCGATGTTTCGACTCCCCTCGACGAATTCACGGCTCGACTGACCGCAATGCCCGGAATCGGTCCCTGGACGGCGGGATACATGGCCATGCGGGTGCTCGGCAATCCCGACATCATGCTGCACCGTGACCGTGTTATTCGTCAGGGTGCCGACGAGTTAGGGCTTCCCGCTGCCGCCACAGCGTTAACGCGCTATGCCACTCAATGGGCTCCGTGGCGCAGCTATGCGTCGATGCATTTGTGGCGATCTCGACCGTCACCGGTGGAGCCTACGCCCAACTCACCATAG
- a CDS encoding protoporphyrinogen oxidase translates to MNVRLFVLGIGIAIGYVVGAREGRERYDQMKSTVTKFWESARVAKARVNVEDYARTQGPVLRDRAEAVAKATPGFVAHTAKDVAESVRDVAESATESAKEFVDRASASARDVVGRVTHTATDVRDNATKTAAELRERGESAIDRAVTTAGKARDEALAPLDDDDDEQSAK, encoded by the coding sequence ATGAACGTCAGACTCTTCGTACTCGGAATCGGTATCGCCATTGGCTACGTGGTGGGAGCGCGCGAAGGCCGCGAACGCTACGACCAAATGAAAAGCACTGTGACAAAGTTTTGGGAAAGCGCTCGCGTAGCTAAAGCGCGCGTCAATGTCGAAGACTACGCACGCACCCAGGGTCCCGTTTTGCGCGATCGTGCCGAGGCGGTTGCTAAGGCAACGCCAGGGTTCGTGGCGCATACGGCCAAAGATGTCGCAGAAAGCGTTCGCGATGTTGCTGAATCCGCCACAGAGTCCGCCAAAGAATTTGTTGACCGAGCTTCTGCGTCGGCTCGCGACGTTGTCGGTCGCGTGACACACACCGCCACCGATGTGCGCGATAACGCCACCAAGACGGCTGCAGAACTGCGCGAACGCGGCGAATCTGCCATCGACCGTGCCGTCACGACCGCCGGAAAAGCACGCGACGAAGCTCTCGCGCCTCTCGACGATGACGACGACGAGCAGTCAGCAAAGTAG
- a CDS encoding aspartate ammonia-lyase: protein MSNTSSENTATRIESDSLGALEIPADAYWGVHTLRAMQNFPITRRAISVYPDLVLALAHIKQAAARANAELGVIESQKAHAIDAACQEILEGSLHAEFCVGVIQGGAGTSTNMNANEVIANRALEILGHEKGEYSFLHPIDDVNRSQSTNDVYPTAIKLAMVFGVHRLLVEHELLSGSFADKGREFVSILKIGRTQMQDAVPMTLGQEFSGFSHTLEEDHARLTAVLPFMSEINMGATAIGTGITADPRYAEAVRRHLTDATGIEMKTAFDLIEATSDVGVFMTLSGVLKRSAVKLSKICNDLRLLSSGPQAGFGEINLPAKQAGSSIMPGKVNPVIPEVVNQVAFSVIGADATVTAAAEGGQLQLNAFEPVIAHSLLQSLEWMTNACRTLRENCIVGITANEARLAAQVESSVGVVTALTPYIGYAAAATLAHTALTTNASIAQLVVSAGLMKEEDVARVLTPERLSGVSPMTAAITLPVMPSTGQ, encoded by the coding sequence TTGAGTAACACCTCTTCAGAGAACACCGCCACCCGCATCGAATCTGATTCGCTCGGCGCTCTCGAGATTCCTGCTGACGCGTATTGGGGAGTGCACACTCTCCGCGCGATGCAGAACTTTCCCATTACCCGACGGGCGATTTCTGTCTATCCCGATCTAGTGCTCGCTCTGGCGCACATCAAGCAGGCGGCGGCGCGCGCGAATGCTGAGCTGGGTGTGATCGAATCACAGAAGGCACACGCCATTGATGCGGCCTGTCAGGAGATTCTGGAAGGCTCGTTGCATGCAGAATTCTGTGTCGGTGTTATCCAGGGTGGTGCTGGTACCTCCACCAATATGAACGCCAACGAAGTAATCGCAAACCGCGCCCTCGAGATCTTGGGTCATGAGAAGGGTGAGTACTCGTTCCTTCACCCCATCGATGACGTCAACCGCAGCCAGAGCACCAACGACGTATACCCGACTGCGATTAAGCTCGCGATGGTCTTCGGGGTTCACCGCCTGCTCGTCGAGCACGAACTGCTGTCCGGTTCCTTTGCTGACAAGGGGCGCGAGTTTGTCAGCATCCTTAAAATCGGGCGCACGCAAATGCAAGATGCGGTGCCGATGACCCTGGGCCAAGAGTTCTCTGGGTTCTCCCACACGCTCGAAGAAGATCACGCCAGATTGACCGCCGTGCTGCCCTTCATGAGCGAGATCAATATGGGGGCAACCGCCATTGGTACCGGAATTACGGCAGATCCTCGCTATGCCGAAGCAGTGCGGCGCCACCTTACCGATGCCACCGGGATCGAGATGAAGACGGCGTTTGACCTCATCGAGGCCACCAGTGACGTCGGAGTGTTCATGACGCTGAGTGGTGTGCTGAAGCGTTCTGCGGTGAAACTTTCTAAAATTTGTAACGACCTCCGCTTGCTTTCTAGCGGGCCGCAGGCAGGATTCGGCGAGATCAACCTCCCTGCCAAGCAGGCAGGTTCGTCCATCATGCCTGGCAAGGTGAACCCGGTCATCCCCGAAGTCGTCAACCAGGTCGCGTTCAGCGTAATCGGGGCGGATGCCACAGTCACAGCGGCAGCGGAAGGTGGCCAGCTGCAACTAAATGCTTTTGAGCCCGTGATTGCTCATTCGCTTCTTCAGTCGTTGGAGTGGATGACGAATGCGTGCCGCACACTGCGTGAAAACTGCATCGTTGGCATCACGGCCAACGAGGCACGACTTGCGGCTCAGGTCGAGTCGAGTGTTGGTGTCGTCACGGCTCTTACCCCGTACATCGGCTATGCCGCTGCGGCGACTCTTGCCCACACGGCCCTTACGACCAATGCCTCGATTGCCCAGCTTGTGGTGTCGGCGGGACTGATGAAGGAAGAAGATGTAGCGCGCGTGCTCACTCCCGAGCGACTCAGTGGCGTTTCGCCCATGACCGCGGCGATTACCTTGCCGGTGATGCCCTCAACGGGACAGTAG
- a CDS encoding DEAD/DEAH box helicase yields MTNSSKTGPSPRNKRPKNSQQRQAGSQRRRARPGDDTGVIPVLARAAREVETAVQNGPLKPANRARFQVAALLLREERARVKVDAALTDSERANEQKRLDGLAGILAKTAARDTSLISMLGESAPITPAAQALRRDLLLAAGVELSPEELIISAEPKPVDKQVEKQVVPASVRQMQMANPFLAPDFSAAPAQPEHGNRLTNWELIEPLFRAFEQGAGGGAASMKLPEAASLQTRGRLELMRHQARFVEKVKQGHRTFLLADEPGLGKTAQALMAAEASHSYPLLVVVPNVVKTNWAREVELWTPGRSATVVHGDGESVDAFSDVVIVNYEVLDRHVGWLGRFGFKGMVVDEAHFIKNLKSERSKHVLSLSRSIRATYPKALVMALTGTPLINSIEDFRAIWQFLGWIDGTKPLAPLMSKLEEFDLTPADPGFFSEARRAVIDMGIVRRKKVDVAADIPARRIADIPVELDDDLGRSIRAAEQALTARLVDRFTRVRNLKPEVAAEDLIRVVAHAELEESKSATTGENVFTMVRRIGQAKATLAADYTAQLARSVGKVVFFAKHIDVMDAAEAHFAKVGLNSVSIRGDQSPKARQNAIDSFADDPEVSVVVASLTAAGVGLNLQAASNVVLAELSWTNAEQTQAIDRVHRIGQELPVTAWRIIAAHTIDARIAELIDSKAGLAARALDGSDEEVVAESNVQLQALSALLRDAIKN; encoded by the coding sequence TTGACCAACTCGTCAAAAACCGGCCCCTCGCCGCGTAACAAGCGACCCAAAAACTCGCAGCAGCGACAGGCGGGTTCTCAACGACGCCGCGCACGACCCGGTGACGACACCGGAGTCATCCCTGTTCTCGCTCGCGCTGCTCGCGAAGTCGAGACGGCGGTGCAGAATGGCCCGCTCAAGCCCGCAAACCGTGCTCGCTTTCAAGTGGCTGCACTGCTTCTGCGCGAAGAGCGCGCGCGAGTCAAGGTCGATGCGGCGTTGACAGACTCTGAACGTGCCAATGAACAGAAAAGACTCGACGGCCTCGCGGGCATCCTGGCGAAGACCGCTGCCCGCGACACCAGTTTGATATCGATGTTGGGCGAGTCGGCCCCGATCACTCCCGCGGCTCAAGCGTTGCGCCGTGATCTGCTGCTGGCGGCTGGCGTTGAGTTGAGCCCAGAAGAGCTGATCATTTCGGCCGAACCGAAGCCGGTCGACAAGCAGGTCGAGAAGCAGGTCGTTCCGGCATCCGTTCGTCAGATGCAGATGGCCAACCCGTTCCTCGCTCCCGACTTTAGCGCCGCGCCGGCGCAGCCCGAGCACGGCAACCGTCTGACTAACTGGGAGCTCATCGAACCGCTGTTCCGCGCGTTTGAACAGGGTGCCGGTGGCGGGGCTGCCTCCATGAAGCTGCCAGAAGCGGCATCGCTGCAGACCCGTGGCCGCCTTGAGCTCATGCGCCACCAGGCGCGCTTCGTTGAGAAAGTCAAGCAGGGGCACCGAACGTTCCTACTGGCAGATGAGCCAGGTCTTGGCAAAACTGCCCAAGCACTGATGGCAGCAGAAGCGTCACACTCCTACCCGCTGTTGGTCGTTGTCCCCAATGTTGTGAAAACCAATTGGGCTCGCGAAGTGGAATTGTGGACGCCGGGCCGCAGCGCCACCGTTGTGCACGGCGACGGCGAATCCGTTGATGCCTTCAGCGATGTTGTCATTGTCAACTATGAAGTGCTCGATCGCCACGTCGGCTGGCTCGGCCGCTTTGGCTTCAAGGGCATGGTTGTCGACGAAGCCCATTTCATTAAGAACCTCAAATCTGAGCGTTCGAAGCACGTGCTCAGTTTGTCGCGAAGCATCCGTGCAACGTACCCGAAAGCGCTCGTCATGGCACTGACGGGAACACCGCTCATCAACTCCATCGAAGACTTTCGCGCGATTTGGCAATTTTTGGGATGGATCGATGGCACCAAACCACTGGCCCCACTCATGTCCAAGCTTGAAGAGTTCGACCTCACGCCCGCCGACCCCGGTTTCTTCTCCGAAGCCCGACGGGCTGTGATCGACATGGGCATCGTGCGCCGGAAGAAAGTGGATGTCGCCGCCGACATCCCCGCACGCCGCATCGCCGACATCCCGGTCGAACTCGATGACGATCTTGGCCGTTCCATCCGCGCCGCAGAGCAAGCGCTCACGGCTCGCCTGGTTGATCGCTTCACTCGCGTGCGCAATCTCAAGCCAGAGGTCGCGGCCGAGGACCTCATCCGTGTGGTCGCGCATGCCGAACTTGAAGAGTCAAAGAGTGCGACCACCGGGGAGAATGTCTTCACCATGGTTCGCCGAATCGGTCAGGCTAAAGCAACCCTTGCCGCTGACTACACCGCACAACTGGCCCGCTCTGTTGGCAAGGTCGTGTTCTTCGCGAAGCATATCGATGTAATGGATGCCGCTGAAGCGCACTTTGCCAAGGTTGGCCTCAACTCTGTTTCCATTCGCGGAGACCAGAGCCCAAAAGCGCGTCAGAATGCGATCGACTCGTTCGCGGATGATCCCGAGGTCTCCGTCGTGGTGGCATCACTGACTGCCGCTGGCGTTGGGCTCAACCTGCAGGCGGCATCCAACGTCGTTCTCGCGGAACTCAGTTGGACCAACGCTGAACAAACTCAGGCCATTGACCGTGTGCACCGCATCGGTCAAGAGCTTCCCGTGACGGCGTGGCGAATTATTGCCGCGCACACGATTGACGCGCGCATCGCGGAGCTCATCGACAGCAAAGCGGGTCTCGCTGCGCGGGCTCTCGATGGATCTGATGAGGAAGTGGTGGCTGAGTCGAATGTTCAGTTGCAGGCACTTTCGGCACTACTGCGTGACGCAATTAAGAATTAG
- a CDS encoding DUF6804 family protein, producing MSATYPDRPRRVVLPAAILAVLVLLVGAAIIDSDIFTVVRYVVSIMALICVVLIVQARQWWWATGLVPIAILWNPVFPIEIANTQLFAGLHYAAALVFIVVGVLVRVTDPTARR from the coding sequence GTGAGTGCAACGTATCCTGATCGACCTCGCCGGGTTGTTTTGCCGGCGGCAATACTGGCGGTTCTGGTGCTGCTGGTGGGTGCGGCAATCATCGACTCCGATATTTTTACCGTCGTTCGCTATGTGGTCAGCATTATGGCGCTCATCTGTGTGGTCCTCATTGTGCAGGCACGCCAGTGGTGGTGGGCTACCGGGCTCGTGCCCATCGCGATTCTCTGGAATCCCGTGTTTCCGATCGAGATTGCCAACACTCAACTGTTCGCCGGATTGCACTACGCGGCAGCCCTAGTGTTCATTGTGGTGGGCGTACTCGTGCGAGTCACTGATCCGACAGCGAGACGTTAG
- a CDS encoding DUF2207 domain-containing protein: MALGVMILGVAALAGAAPADQQYSPANVLPSGVDDFEFDSYDADFFLDRDSEGRSTLRTEETFVAVFPANQNQGMRRAIPDSYQGAPVDLSNISVTDETGTARPFEVETDEGFTLVTSAGDSFVDGAQTYVFRYEQSNVTRYFANTDADEWYWDTIGTGWDQPFGSVTATVHLSSAISASLTTEPRCYWGYEGSTAECDISAIDSGQFVATHSDLAAGQNVTVAFGFEPGTFIARDSTYLATGAGFVQPFGALGALLALVWAIRTRRTKLADAAGRPTIIAEYLSPRDLSVTTAALLLGKRGKVFAAQILDFAVRGRLRIAESEVSGFLSKKTSYRLELVDPTDVRGVELEILRALFGKQLQHGAVRDLAKPNAKLGQRLYKIVLRENSGLVSAGFRRKASASSYLPFVLSVVSAALTIVVGIVLIDGAHGAAIPFIMTGFALVAAVVTAILLFRTPVTALGAETRDHLEGLELYIRLAEADRLQMLQSPRGALRERNESTGENDVLSIYEKLLPHAVLFGLEKEWSEQLGHYYPEQSPEWYAGSGAFNGALFAANISSISDSIAQSYSGSASSSSSGGSGGGGSSGGGGGGGGGGGV; the protein is encoded by the coding sequence ATGGCGCTGGGTGTCATGATTCTGGGGGTGGCGGCTCTTGCGGGAGCGGCCCCAGCGGATCAGCAGTACAGTCCAGCGAACGTTCTGCCTAGCGGGGTCGATGACTTCGAATTCGACAGCTACGACGCTGACTTTTTTCTTGATCGTGATAGCGAGGGTCGATCAACCCTGCGCACCGAAGAGACGTTTGTTGCCGTTTTCCCTGCCAACCAGAATCAAGGCATGCGTCGCGCGATCCCCGACTCGTACCAGGGCGCACCCGTCGATCTCTCAAATATTTCGGTAACCGATGAAACGGGCACAGCGCGGCCATTCGAGGTCGAGACCGATGAGGGATTCACTCTGGTTACCAGTGCGGGGGACTCCTTCGTTGACGGCGCTCAGACCTACGTTTTCCGTTATGAACAATCGAATGTCACCCGATACTTTGCGAATACCGACGCCGACGAGTGGTACTGGGACACCATAGGAACAGGATGGGATCAACCATTCGGCAGCGTAACCGCCACCGTTCATCTAAGTAGCGCAATCTCAGCATCGCTGACTACTGAGCCTCGATGCTACTGGGGCTATGAGGGCTCGACAGCGGAGTGCGACATCAGTGCAATCGACTCCGGTCAATTTGTTGCAACGCACAGCGACCTGGCTGCAGGTCAAAACGTCACAGTTGCCTTCGGGTTCGAGCCCGGCACGTTTATCGCCCGCGACAGCACCTATCTCGCCACCGGTGCAGGTTTTGTGCAACCGTTCGGGGCTCTTGGTGCGCTCCTAGCTTTGGTCTGGGCTATCCGCACTCGCCGCACGAAGCTTGCTGATGCAGCGGGGAGACCCACCATCATTGCGGAATACTTGTCGCCACGTGATCTATCAGTGACGACCGCTGCTCTCCTACTGGGCAAGCGCGGTAAAGTGTTCGCCGCGCAGATCCTCGATTTCGCCGTGCGCGGTAGGTTGCGAATTGCGGAGTCAGAGGTGAGCGGGTTTCTTTCGAAAAAAACTAGCTATCGTCTCGAACTTGTTGATCCGACCGACGTGCGTGGCGTCGAACTCGAGATTCTGCGTGCCCTCTTCGGTAAGCAACTTCAGCACGGAGCGGTGCGCGATCTGGCTAAGCCCAACGCCAAACTCGGCCAACGGCTGTACAAGATCGTTTTGCGAGAGAACTCTGGGCTGGTTTCGGCAGGCTTTCGGCGTAAGGCATCGGCGAGTAGCTACCTGCCGTTCGTTCTCTCTGTGGTTTCTGCGGCCCTAACGATTGTGGTCGGAATAGTTCTGATCGATGGGGCGCACGGCGCGGCTATTCCGTTCATCATGACAGGGTTCGCCCTGGTAGCAGCGGTCGTGACGGCAATCTTGCTGTTCCGCACACCCGTGACGGCCCTCGGGGCCGAGACCCGTGATCATCTTGAGGGGCTTGAATTGTATATTCGGTTGGCAGAAGCTGACCGCCTGCAGATGCTGCAAAGCCCCCGGGGTGCGCTGCGTGAGCGAAACGAATCCACGGGAGAAAATGACGTGCTCAGCATTTACGAAAAACTTCTTCCCCATGCCGTGTTGTTCGGGCTCGAAAAGGAGTGGTCGGAGCAATTGGGCCACTATTACCCTGAACAATCGCCAGAGTGGTACGCAGGATCGGGGGCATTCAACGGTGCCCTGTTCGCGGCAAATATCTCCAGCATCTCTGACTCCATTGCACAATCGTATTCGGGCAGTGCGTCGAGCAGCTCAAGCGGAGGCTCCGGTGGAGGTGGCTCTTCAGGTGGTGGAGGCGGTGGTGGTGGTGGCGGCGGAGTCTAG
- a CDS encoding M20/M25/M40 family metallo-hydrolase, translated as MKSALAVEHLQELVSIPTVSREDAETTDWTEFSRFAGALRKLYPLCHSRLERETVLEHSLIFRWRGRSSTEPSALLAHYDVVAAPPEGWKRPPFAGELSGKGDDQLIWGRGTLDNKGSVVAILEAVESQLEAGLVPAQDIYLCFGHDEETHGTGASAIVDLLEQRGVKPVLVLDEGGAIVDDVFDQVDAPMAVVGVAEKGTAMLRLTVDQSGGHASTPPRMTASVRLAQAIMRLNSRPFPAHLTATGSDLLHTIGIHATGFTGFLLRNVSWTRPLLVPVLVRKSDELAAMLRTTQAVTMLEGGHAVNALPERVSAIINVRIAVNSSMAATITHVTRAINDKKVRITVESPGEPSPVSPTSGFAWELLRSTIEKSFPGTIVTPYIQNGATDSRHFTRISRGVYRFTPFAMAREMRDTLHARNERMLISSYLDGINFYRALIASL; from the coding sequence ATGAAGAGTGCCTTGGCCGTCGAACACCTGCAAGAGCTAGTGAGCATACCGACTGTTTCTCGCGAAGATGCAGAAACCACCGATTGGACCGAATTCTCCCGTTTTGCCGGAGCACTCCGCAAACTATATCCGCTGTGCCACAGCCGCCTTGAGCGCGAGACAGTGCTCGAGCACTCTCTCATTTTTCGTTGGCGCGGTCGGTCATCCACCGAACCGTCGGCGCTTCTCGCACACTATGACGTCGTTGCTGCCCCTCCCGAGGGATGGAAACGGCCGCCCTTTGCGGGAGAGCTCAGCGGCAAAGGGGACGATCAGCTCATTTGGGGGCGCGGAACACTCGACAACAAAGGCTCCGTCGTCGCCATCCTTGAAGCTGTCGAGTCGCAGCTAGAAGCAGGACTCGTGCCTGCGCAAGACATCTATCTCTGCTTTGGACACGACGAAGAAACGCACGGCACCGGGGCATCCGCAATTGTCGATTTGCTCGAACAACGCGGAGTGAAACCTGTTTTGGTGCTGGACGAGGGGGGCGCAATTGTTGACGACGTCTTCGATCAGGTCGATGCTCCGATGGCCGTAGTGGGTGTCGCCGAGAAGGGCACAGCAATGCTGCGTCTCACCGTCGATCAGTCGGGTGGCCACGCGTCAACACCGCCCCGGATGACGGCGTCCGTTCGGCTCGCCCAGGCAATCATGCGGCTTAACTCGCGACCGTTTCCCGCACATCTGACCGCGACGGGCTCGGATCTGCTTCACACCATCGGCATTCACGCCACCGGGTTTACTGGATTCCTATTGCGGAATGTGTCGTGGACTCGCCCTCTGCTCGTGCCTGTCTTAGTGCGTAAAAGTGACGAACTTGCGGCGATGTTGCGCACCACACAGGCCGTCACGATGCTCGAGGGCGGTCATGCGGTGAATGCGCTTCCTGAACGAGTGAGCGCCATCATCAATGTTCGAATTGCTGTCAACTCCAGCATGGCAGCCACGATCACGCACGTGACACGCGCCATCAACGACAAGAAGGTGCGAATCACCGTGGAGTCCCCCGGTGAGCCCTCCCCGGTGTCGCCAACTTCTGGGTTTGCGTGGGAGCTACTGCGATCAACAATCGAGAAGAGCTTCCCGGGAACTATTGTGACGCCATACATCCAAAATGGAGCTACGGACAGCCGCCACTTCACCCGCATCAGTCGCGGTGTGTATCGGTTTACTCCATTCGCGATGGCACGCGAGATGCGCGATACCCTCCATGCCCGCAACGAACGAATGCTCATCAGCAGCTACCTTGATGGCATCAACTTCTACCGAGCCCTCATCGCCTCGCTCTAA